A section of the Deltaproteobacteria bacterium genome encodes:
- a CDS encoding formylmethanofuran dehydrogenase: MKYNETLQKVIEFHGHICPGLAYGYRTAAAALAHLGKRAVDEEIVAVVENNSCAVDAIQVMTGCTFGKGNLIFNDYGKQVYTFFSRATGEGFRVSVHFERQESPEEKKVWEQSRREEKNPETDETVRDIKTRKVEAILSADEADVLTVQAVTLPLPPRAQIYPTLRCDKCGEKTMEPRIMEKGGMHLCIPCAEAEKKK, from the coding sequence ATGAAATACAATGAAACCTTGCAGAAAGTAATAGAATTTCACGGCCATATCTGTCCCGGTCTTGCGTACGGGTATCGAACCGCCGCTGCAGCCCTTGCACACTTGGGGAAGCGGGCCGTGGACGAAGAGATCGTCGCCGTGGTGGAGAACAATTCCTGTGCTGTAGATGCTATACAGGTGATGACGGGCTGTACCTTTGGCAAAGGGAACCTGATCTTTAACGACTACGGCAAACAGGTCTATACCTTCTTCAGCCGGGCCACCGGGGAAGGGTTCCGGGTTTCCGTTCATTTCGAGCGGCAGGAGTCTCCGGAAGAGAAAAAGGTATGGGAACAATCCCGCCGTGAAGAAAAAAACCCCGAAACGGACGAAACAGTCCGGGACATAAAAACCCGAAAAGTAGAGGCCATTCTGTCGGCCGATGAAGCGGACGTCCTGACGGTACAGGCCGTCACGCTCCCACTCCCGCCCCGGGCACAAATCTATCCGACTCTTCGATGCGACAAGTGCGGAGAGAAAACCATGGAACCCCGGATCATGGAAAAAGGGGGAATGCATCTCTGCATCCCCTGCGCTGAGGCGGAAAAGAAGAAATAG
- a CDS encoding DoxX family protein, giving the protein MHRYRDGGVLFLRLGLGIAFLFHGIPKITGGPEKWAELGSAMGSMGITLYPVLWGFLAALSETVGGMLLILGLYFRTACLFLAMTMAVALQMHIRKGDPFAVYSHALEDGIVFLALLLIGPGKYVLKK; this is encoded by the coding sequence ATGCATCGTTACAGGGACGGGGGAGTGTTGTTTTTGCGTCTCGGTTTGGGGATCGCCTTTCTCTTTCACGGCATCCCGAAAATCACCGGAGGGCCGGAGAAGTGGGCCGAACTGGGCAGCGCCATGGGATCAATGGGGATCACTCTCTATCCCGTTCTCTGGGGCTTCTTAGCTGCCCTTTCCGAAACCGTGGGGGGAATGCTTCTCATTCTGGGTCTCTACTTCCGGACGGCCTGCCTCTTCCTGGCCATGACCATGGCCGTGGCCCTGCAGATGCATATCCGAAAAGGGGATCCCTTTGCCGTCTACTCCCATGCACTGGAAGATGGAATTGTTTTTCTGGCCCTGTTGTTGATCGGACCGGGGAAATATGTTCTGAAGAAATGA
- the sppA gene encoding signal peptide peptidase SppA yields the protein MPDLRTSSPARFIVFLTGLALFAFLSVYLLTSFFGRDRESSVSLGGDKIGVVEIKGVILNSEHILKTLNRYVDDRNVKGILLRIDSPGGAVAPSQEIYDEIRKIHKEGKKKVVASFGNVAASGAYYVASAADRIVANPGSLTGSIGVIMEMTNIRELLDKIGIDSYVIKSGEFKDIGNMTRPMTEREHRLIQGVINDIYMQFVEDVASGRKMDVAKVKKIADGSIFSGRQALGLGLVDKLGSFQDAVDLLAGMSGIRGKPRLIYERKAGPSWLDYVAKGTLRKVFQLVKGEAFNGIFYLMQ from the coding sequence ATGCCTGATTTGCGAACTTCCTCTCCTGCAAGGTTTATCGTATTTCTCACCGGTCTCGCTCTCTTTGCCTTTCTGTCGGTATATCTGCTGACTTCATTCTTCGGCCGTGATCGGGAAAGCTCCGTCTCCCTGGGGGGGGACAAGATCGGTGTTGTGGAAATCAAAGGGGTGATCCTGAACTCCGAACATATCCTGAAAACGCTGAATCGTTACGTGGATGACCGGAACGTGAAGGGGATCCTCCTCCGGATTGACAGCCCCGGCGGCGCTGTGGCGCCGTCCCAGGAGATCTATGACGAGATTCGGAAGATCCACAAGGAAGGCAAAAAGAAGGTTGTTGCCTCCTTCGGGAATGTGGCGGCTTCGGGGGCCTACTATGTGGCATCCGCTGCGGATCGGATTGTTGCGAACCCGGGCAGTCTGACCGGCAGTATCGGTGTGATCATGGAGATGACGAACATCCGGGAACTCCTCGACAAGATCGGGATCGACAGTTATGTGATTAAAAGCGGGGAATTCAAGGATATCGGTAATATGACACGCCCGATGACCGAACGGGAGCATCGGTTAATCCAGGGTGTGATCAATGATATTTATATGCAGTTTGTCGAGGATGTAGCCAGCGGTCGCAAGATGGATGTTGCAAAGGTGAAAAAAATTGCCGACGGCAGTATCTTCTCCGGCCGGCAGGCCCTGGGCCTTGGGCTTGTTGACAAGCTCGGGTCCTTCCAGGATGCGGTCGATCTTCTGGCCGGGATGTCCGGTATCCGGGGGAAGCCGCGGTTAATTTATGAAAGAAAGGCCGGTCCCTCCTGGCTGGACTATGTGGCCAAAGGGACGTTACGAAAGGTTTTTCAGCTGGTCAAGGGAGAAGCCTTTAACGGGATCTTCTATCTTATGCAATGA
- a CDS encoding 30S ribosomal protein S1, with amino-acid sequence MNEQNEEQVETKEVMENQNVPEEVQDDEMLSHEAMSQLYDETFQNAKEGSVIKGKVLKVTKDFVVVDVGFKSEGVIPVEEFRTQGDLNIQAGDEVEVLLEQVEDSEGQVVLSKEKADRIRVWEEISKAYAEERSVEGVVVSRIKGGLSVDIGIRAFLPGSQVDIHPVRNLDKYIGKKLEMMIIKMNQKRGNIVLSRRILLEEERKLLKAETLQNLEEGKILKGIVKNITEYGAFIDLGGIDGLLHITDMSWGRVHHPSELFSFGDEVEVVVLKFDRERERVSLGYKQKTENPWNKAEEKYPVSSRVQGKVVSLTDYGAFVELEEGVEGLVHVSEMSWTQKVRNPAKIVSVGDIIEAVVLNLDVSNKRISLGMKQVESNPWDLVEQTYPVGSRIKGVVRNLTDFGAFIGLEEGIDGLVHISDMSWTRRIKHPSEILKKGDEVEAVVLHVDKRKERLSLGLKQLNEDPWIGIHEKFPVGSVVTGRVVKITDFGVFVALENGIEGLIHVTEVSLDPSVKIEDVLAINSEVKAVISKIDQEERKIGLSIKKYLEGLEEADLNQYLSEQESMRTKMGDLIAGQPGAPVVEETPAADETSDPEPEGTDPDGSA; translated from the coding sequence ATGAATGAACAGAACGAAGAACAGGTGGAAACGAAGGAGGTCATGGAAAATCAGAATGTGCCGGAGGAGGTACAGGACGATGAGATGCTGAGTCATGAAGCCATGTCTCAGCTCTATGATGAGACCTTCCAGAATGCCAAGGAAGGATCCGTGATCAAGGGGAAGGTCCTTAAGGTGACGAAGGATTTTGTCGTCGTTGATGTCGGCTTTAAATCCGAGGGCGTCATTCCTGTGGAGGAATTCAGGACCCAAGGAGATTTGAATATCCAGGCCGGAGACGAGGTGGAAGTGCTCCTGGAACAGGTGGAAGACAGCGAAGGCCAGGTGGTCCTGTCGAAGGAGAAGGCCGACCGTATCCGGGTTTGGGAGGAGATTTCCAAGGCCTATGCGGAAGAACGAAGTGTGGAAGGGGTGGTGGTTTCCCGGATCAAGGGCGGTCTCTCCGTGGATATCGGAATCCGCGCCTTTCTTCCCGGTTCCCAGGTGGATATCCATCCGGTACGGAATCTCGACAAGTATATCGGGAAGAAGCTGGAGATGATGATCATCAAGATGAATCAGAAGCGGGGGAATATCGTCCTTTCCCGGCGGATTCTTCTTGAAGAGGAGCGGAAACTCCTGAAAGCGGAAACCCTGCAGAACCTGGAGGAAGGAAAGATCCTCAAGGGGATCGTCAAGAATATTACCGAGTACGGTGCCTTTATCGATCTCGGCGGCATCGACGGCCTGCTCCATATCACCGATATGTCCTGGGGACGTGTCCATCATCCCTCGGAGCTTTTTTCCTTCGGGGATGAGGTGGAGGTCGTGGTCCTGAAATTCGACCGGGAACGGGAACGGGTTTCACTGGGCTATAAGCAGAAGACGGAAAACCCCTGGAACAAGGCGGAAGAAAAATATCCCGTCAGCAGCCGCGTGCAAGGGAAGGTCGTGAGTCTCACCGATTACGGTGCCTTCGTGGAACTGGAAGAAGGGGTGGAAGGCTTGGTTCATGTGTCGGAGATGTCCTGGACCCAGAAGGTCCGGAATCCGGCCAAGATTGTATCGGTGGGCGATATCATTGAAGCGGTCGTCCTGAACCTTGATGTCTCCAACAAGCGGATCTCCCTCGGAATGAAACAGGTGGAATCGAACCCCTGGGATCTGGTCGAGCAGACCTACCCCGTCGGGAGCCGGATCAAGGGCGTGGTCAGGAACCTGACCGACTTCGGCGCCTTCATCGGTCTGGAAGAGGGGATCGACGGTCTGGTTCATATCTCGGATATGTCGTGGACACGCCGGATAAAACATCCGTCGGAAATCCTCAAAAAAGGGGACGAAGTGGAAGCCGTGGTTCTTCATGTCGACAAACGGAAAGAGCGTCTCTCCCTGGGGCTGAAACAGTTGAACGAAGATCCCTGGATCGGGATCCATGAAAAGTTTCCAGTGGGATCGGTGGTGACCGGCCGGGTGGTCAAAATCACGGATTTCGGCGTCTTTGTTGCTCTGGAAAACGGGATTGAAGGTTTGATTCATGTGACGGAGGTTTCCCTGGATCCCTCCGTGAAGATCGAAGATGTGCTGGCCATCAATAGTGAGGTCAAGGCCGTAATCTCCAAGATCGATCAGGAAGAGCGAAAGATCGGTCTCTCCATTAAGAAGTATCTTGAAGGTCTGGAAGAAGCGGACCTGAATCAATATTTGAGTGAGCAGGAATCGATGCGGACGAAAATGGGTGATCTGATTGCCGGTCAGCCGGGCGCTCCCGTTGTCGAGGAGACCCCTGCGGCCGATGAAACATCCGATCCGGAGCCGGAAGGAACGGACCCTGACGGATCTGCATAA
- the ispH gene encoding 4-hydroxy-3-methylbut-2-enyl diphosphate reductase: MEILLAAQAGFCFGVKRAIKMTYDTARENDGEVGTIGPLIHNPQVVARLEEMGVHPVEGVKEFQGETLIIRSHGVPPSVYEEAEGAGVRLVDATCPFVKNAQDYASLLRKEGYRVVIVGDRNHPEVQGIMAYAGERASVTVDAEDLRGLGKVRRIGVIAQTTIPLERFQRVVGRCLEIAGEVKVFNTICDATRVRQEEAQSIARKVDLMLVVGGRNSGNTTRLAELCRETGTRTLHLETVKEVDPAWLAGVEKVGITAGASTPEWIIREVVDKLHDLSDGEGQIKD, from the coding sequence ATGGAGATCCTTCTTGCGGCGCAGGCCGGATTCTGTTTCGGGGTCAAACGCGCCATCAAAATGACCTATGATACGGCCCGGGAAAACGATGGGGAGGTGGGGACGATCGGTCCGCTGATTCACAATCCCCAGGTAGTGGCCCGTCTGGAGGAGATGGGGGTCCATCCCGTGGAAGGAGTGAAGGAATTTCAGGGGGAGACCCTGATCATTCGTTCCCATGGTGTCCCTCCCTCCGTGTATGAAGAGGCGGAAGGGGCCGGGGTCCGTCTGGTCGATGCCACTTGTCCCTTCGTCAAGAATGCTCAGGATTATGCAAGCCTGCTGCGCAAGGAAGGCTACCGGGTGGTCATCGTGGGCGACCGGAATCACCCCGAAGTCCAGGGAATCATGGCCTATGCCGGGGAGCGGGCCTCTGTGACGGTGGATGCAGAGGACCTTCGGGGACTGGGGAAGGTCCGCCGAATCGGTGTGATTGCCCAGACGACGATTCCCCTCGAGCGGTTCCAGCGCGTGGTCGGCCGATGCCTGGAGATTGCCGGAGAGGTCAAGGTTTTCAATACCATTTGTGATGCCACCCGGGTCCGGCAGGAAGAGGCCCAGTCCATTGCCCGAAAGGTCGACCTGATGCTGGTTGTGGGAGGGCGGAACAGCGGAAATACGACACGTCTGGCCGAACTCTGCCGGGAGACGGGAACACGAACGCTTCATCTGGAGACGGTGAAGGAGGTGGATCCGGCCTGGCTCGCAGGGGTGGAGAAGGTCGGAATTACGGCAGGCGCCTCGACGCCGGAATGGATCATCCGGGAAGTTGTTGACAAACTCCATGATCTATCGGATGGAGAAGGCCAAATTAAAGATTGA
- a CDS encoding (d)CMP kinase produces the protein MKKGPIVTIDGPSGSGKSTVARTVSERLGYRYIDTGAMYRGIGWLAREQKVPFREGPELTALLETARLSFEERDGRTALIVNGRDLTDRIRTAEMGMVASDISAIGSVRTWLSTLQRALGSEGKTVLEGRDMGTVVFPDAEVKIFLTASLQERARRRTEELKLRGEQVDCNVIQQDLARRDAHDRDRELAPLRKAKDALEIDTTSMTLNEVVNQILMVVRKKGAEGG, from the coding sequence ATGAAAAAAGGACCGATTGTGACGATTGACGGTCCGTCCGGTTCGGGAAAGAGTACGGTGGCCCGGACCGTGTCGGAACGGCTCGGATATCGCTATATTGATACGGGAGCGATGTACCGGGGGATCGGCTGGCTGGCCCGGGAACAGAAGGTTCCCTTCCGGGAAGGACCGGAACTGACGGCCCTTCTGGAGACGGCGCGGCTTTCTTTTGAAGAGCGGGACGGCCGGACGGCTCTTATCGTAAACGGTCGTGACCTGACCGACCGGATCCGGACGGCGGAGATGGGGATGGTTGCCTCCGATATCTCCGCGATCGGTTCCGTGCGTACATGGCTCTCCACCCTTCAGCGGGCTCTGGGGTCGGAAGGAAAAACCGTCCTGGAGGGGCGGGACATGGGGACGGTGGTCTTTCCGGATGCCGAGGTCAAGATCTTTCTCACCGCCTCCCTGCAAGAGCGGGCCCGTCGCCGGACCGAAGAACTCAAGCTGCGGGGCGAGCAGGTCGATTGTAATGTGATTCAGCAGGATCTCGCCCGCAGGGATGCCCACGACCGAGACCGTGAACTGGCTCCTTTACGAAAGGCGAAGGATGCACTGGAGATCGACACCACCTCCATGACCCTTAACGAAGTGGTCAACCAGATATTGATGGTCGTCCGGAAAAAGGGGGCGGAGGGCGGATAA
- a CDS encoding prephenate dehydrogenase/arogenate dehydrogenase family protein: MMQKCWFEKVVIIGVGLIGGSLGLAGKAKGIFGKVVGVGRGRENLEQARERGAVDVYFHDPGKALPGADLVVLATPVQGIVTIGKEIAPLLEEGTLLTDVGSVKEELVKELESGLPAGVCFVGGHPIAGSEASGASAAREDLFLHRRTILTPTRRTDSEALARVHAMWESVGSLVVEMEADAHDTILAAVSHLPHMVAYALAGTLMEMTEDYPDITDYAAGGFRDMTRIAASHPEMWRDICRMNRKKIVEMIEQYEAVLEKIKLQIRGDHFETLSRTFQEAKNLRKKL; this comes from the coding sequence ATGATGCAAAAGTGTTGGTTTGAAAAAGTGGTGATCATCGGCGTCGGCCTGATCGGAGGGTCCCTCGGCCTGGCCGGGAAAGCGAAAGGGATCTTCGGTAAGGTCGTCGGTGTCGGACGAGGCCGGGAGAACCTGGAGCAGGCCCGGGAACGGGGCGCTGTCGATGTATACTTTCATGATCCTGGAAAAGCCCTGCCCGGCGCGGATCTTGTTGTGCTGGCCACACCGGTCCAGGGTATCGTGACGATCGGGAAGGAAATCGCCCCCCTGTTAGAGGAGGGGACCCTCCTGACCGATGTGGGGAGTGTGAAAGAAGAGCTGGTGAAGGAACTGGAGTCCGGCCTTCCGGCGGGTGTGTGTTTCGTGGGGGGACACCCCATTGCCGGGAGTGAAGCGTCGGGGGCTTCCGCTGCACGGGAGGACCTCTTTCTGCATCGCCGGACCATCCTGACGCCGACCCGGCGGACGGATTCCGAGGCGTTGGCCCGGGTCCATGCAATGTGGGAATCGGTCGGCTCCCTTGTGGTTGAGATGGAGGCCGACGCACACGATACGATTCTTGCCGCGGTGAGCCATCTGCCTCATATGGTTGCCTATGCCCTGGCCGGGACATTGATGGAAATGACGGAGGACTATCCCGATATTACCGATTATGCGGCAGGCGGTTTTCGGGATATGACCCGCATTGCGGCGAGTCATCCGGAGATGTGGCGGGACATCTGCCGGATGAACCGGAAGAAAATCGTGGAAATGATCGAACAGTACGAGGCGGTGCTGGAAAAGATCAAGTTGCAGATCCGGGGGGACCATTTTGAAACGTTGAGCCGGACCTTTCAGGAAGCAAAGAACCTTCGAAAGAAACTCTGA
- a CDS encoding histidinol-phosphate transaminase, translating to MTRVPEHIRKLTPYVPGKPIDEVERELGLKKTVKLASNENPLGPSPKALDAVSRHLHDLHRYPDGNGYYLKGTLAERFDVTPQEIILGNGSNELLELIVRTFYQPGMNTVSSEKSFVVYPLVTQAVGGEYRAAPMKAETYDLDALAERVDERTLCVFIANPNNPTGTIVTREALDRFFAAIPAETLVVMDEAYFEYVESPDYPDGLEFLKAGRNVMVLRTFSKIYGLAGLRIGYGFAHPEIIDALNRVREPFNTGSLAQAAALAALGDDSHVGKSLAVNREGRNFLYRALKGLGLAFTPTEANFIWIDTGRDGRGLHEALLREGVIVRPMGGGYLRITIGLPEENQRLVTALTKVLSAG from the coding sequence ATGACCCGCGTGCCGGAGCATATCCGCAAGCTGACTCCCTACGTGCCGGGGAAACCGATCGACGAGGTAGAACGGGAACTCGGACTGAAAAAGACCGTCAAGCTTGCCTCCAATGAAAACCCTCTCGGCCCTTCACCGAAAGCCCTCGACGCCGTGTCGAGGCATCTGCATGATCTTCATCGTTATCCCGACGGAAACGGCTATTATCTGAAAGGGACCCTGGCCGAACGGTTTGACGTGACGCCGCAGGAGATCATTCTCGGTAACGGGTCGAATGAGCTGCTGGAACTGATCGTCAGGACCTTCTACCAACCGGGGATGAATACCGTCTCCTCGGAAAAGTCCTTTGTCGTCTATCCCTTGGTGACGCAGGCGGTGGGAGGGGAGTACCGTGCCGCTCCGATGAAGGCGGAGACCTATGATCTCGATGCCCTTGCGGAGCGGGTGGATGAGCGGACCCTCTGCGTTTTTATCGCCAATCCCAACAACCCGACGGGGACGATCGTCACCCGGGAGGCCCTCGACCGTTTTTTTGCCGCGATCCCTGCGGAGACACTGGTTGTCATGGATGAGGCCTACTTCGAATACGTGGAGTCGCCCGATTACCCCGACGGTCTGGAGTTTTTGAAGGCGGGACGGAATGTCATGGTCCTTCGGACCTTTTCCAAGATCTACGGTCTGGCCGGGCTCCGGATCGGTTACGGATTTGCCCATCCGGAAATCATCGATGCCTTAAACCGGGTGCGGGAGCCTTTCAATACGGGGTCGCTGGCGCAGGCGGCGGCCCTCGCCGCGCTGGGAGATGATTCGCATGTGGGCAAAAGCCTTGCCGTCAACCGTGAAGGAAGGAACTTTCTCTACCGGGCACTCAAGGGCCTCGGCCTTGCTTTTACACCGACGGAGGCCAATTTCATCTGGATTGACACCGGACGGGATGGAAGGGGTTTGCATGAGGCGTTGCTGCGGGAAGGGGTGATTGTTCGTCCCATGGGGGGAGGATACCTGCGGATCACCATCGGCCTTCCGGAAGAGAATCAACGACTGGTGACCGCCTTGACGAAGGTCCTTTCCGCCGGATGA
- the pheA gene encoding prephenate dehydratase encodes MTSLEDLRRKIDSIDEALLKGLNERASIARRIGELKSRENRNFHAPSREKAVLERIGKLNPGPLSNEALEAIYREIMSASLALEEPVKVAYLGPEGTFSHLACLKNYGSSACLIPVRSFSEVFDEVERGRVHYGVVPIENSIEGVVNNALDNFMRSELKITSEILLPISHSLLSLSGEMEKVRKVYSFPQPTAQCRRWIEQHIPHLPIIDMESTAGAAQRASEDPEAAAIAGDAAARHYGLKVIEKRIEDNTDNVTRFLTIAKEPAQPTGDDKTSVVFAFRNEPGALFRFLQPFAEEGINLTKIESRPSGQKAWEYVFFVDLEGHEQDPPIRKALDRLGKDAFFLKVLGSYPRARA; translated from the coding sequence ATGACTTCATTGGAAGACCTTCGCAGGAAAATCGATTCCATCGATGAGGCCCTCCTCAAAGGGCTGAACGAACGGGCTTCGATTGCCCGGCGGATCGGGGAGTTGAAGAGCCGGGAGAACCGGAATTTTCATGCTCCTTCCCGCGAGAAGGCGGTCCTGGAGCGAATCGGGAAGTTGAATCCCGGGCCGTTGTCGAACGAGGCTCTGGAGGCAATCTACCGGGAGATCATGTCCGCATCCCTGGCGCTCGAGGAACCGGTCAAGGTGGCCTATCTCGGTCCGGAAGGGACCTTCTCTCATCTGGCTTGTCTGAAAAATTACGGGAGTTCCGCCTGCCTGATCCCGGTGCGCAGTTTCAGCGAGGTCTTCGATGAGGTGGAACGGGGTCGTGTACACTATGGTGTGGTTCCCATTGAAAACTCGATCGAAGGGGTGGTCAACAATGCCCTGGATAACTTCATGAGGTCTGAACTCAAGATCACCTCCGAGATCCTGCTTCCGATCTCTCATTCTCTCCTCAGCCTTTCCGGGGAGATGGAGAAGGTCCGCAAGGTCTACTCGTTTCCGCAACCGACGGCCCAGTGCCGCCGTTGGATCGAGCAGCATATCCCCCATCTGCCGATCATCGATATGGAGAGTACGGCCGGAGCGGCACAGCGGGCCTCGGAAGATCCCGAGGCGGCCGCCATTGCCGGCGATGCCGCGGCCCGGCACTATGGATTGAAAGTGATCGAGAAAAGGATAGAAGACAATACCGACAACGTTACCCGTTTCCTGACGATTGCAAAAGAGCCGGCGCAGCCGACCGGTGATGACAAGACTTCGGTCGTGTTTGCCTTCAGGAATGAGCCGGGCGCCCTGTTCCGGTTCCTGCAGCCCTTTGCCGAGGAGGGGATCAACCTGACCAAGATTGAATCCCGTCCTTCGGGCCAGAAGGCCTGGGAGTATGTCTTTTTCGTCGATCTGGAAGGTCACGAGCAGGACCCGCCGATACGCAAAGCCCTGGACCGGCTGGGAAAGGACGCCTTCTTCCTGAAGGTCCTTGGTTCCTATCCCCGGGCCCGGGCGTAG
- a CDS encoding universal stress protein has translation MSFIKRILIPTDGSEYSHYALEYAVNLCRALQAEVVLVSIVDIRYEMYDAYSEVHAATQMEELIREQVTKALDQHAAEIINQGVSVKKIMKIGDVIHELLEVIREEHVDLVVVGTHGRKGLSRFLLGSTTEKLVRSASCPVLTVRPPE, from the coding sequence ATGTCCTTTATCAAAAGAATCCTGATTCCCACGGATGGTTCCGAATATTCTCATTATGCCCTTGAGTATGCCGTGAATCTTTGCCGGGCACTTCAGGCGGAGGTCGTTCTCGTTTCCATCGTCGATATCCGGTATGAAATGTATGATGCCTACAGCGAGGTCCATGCCGCGACACAGATGGAGGAGCTGATCCGGGAACAGGTGACCAAGGCGTTGGATCAACATGCGGCTGAAATAATCAACCAGGGTGTTTCCGTCAAGAAAATTATGAAGATCGGCGATGTGATTCATGAACTGCTTGAGGTGATTCGTGAGGAGCATGTCGATCTTGTCGTGGTGGGGACCCATGGCCGCAAAGGACTCTCCCGTTTTCTGCTCGGGAGTACAACGGAGAAACTGGTTCGAAGCGCCTCCTGTCCGGTCCTGACCGTGCGTCCGCCCGAATAG
- a CDS encoding MogA/MoaB family molybdenum cofactor biosynthesis protein — MEKGQERNRFYRVALLTLSDKGARGEREDVSGGVLREMILSLSAKVVFQEILPDEQPEIEAVLRRLSDSREVDLILTTGGTGVSPRDVTPDATLRVLDRKLPGMAEAMRAASLKKTPHAMISRAVCGIRKETLIVNLPGSPRGVRENLAVLLPALPHALDKIRGDEGECGGE; from the coding sequence GTGGAAAAAGGGCAGGAACGAAACAGGTTCTACCGGGTGGCTCTGCTGACGTTGAGTGACAAGGGGGCCCGGGGGGAACGGGAGGATGTCAGCGGCGGGGTTCTGCGGGAGATGATTCTTTCCCTTTCCGCGAAGGTGGTGTTCCAGGAGATTCTTCCCGATGAACAGCCGGAGATTGAGGCGGTTCTGCGTCGGTTGTCGGACAGTAGAGAAGTCGATCTGATTCTGACCACGGGAGGAACCGGCGTTTCTCCCCGGGATGTGACACCGGATGCAACCCTGCGGGTCCTCGACCGGAAACTGCCGGGGATGGCCGAAGCGATGCGGGCGGCCTCCCTGAAGAAGACCCCCCATGCCATGATTTCGAGGGCCGTCTGCGGGATCCGGAAGGAAACGTTGATCGTGAATCTTCCCGGCAGTCCCCGGGGGGTCAGGGAAAACCTTGCCGTTCTCCTTCCCGCCCTTCCGCATGCCCTGGATAAGATCCGGGGGGACGAAGGAGAATGCGGCGGGGAATAA
- a CDS encoding MOSC domain-containing protein, with protein MGRIVSVNVSAEKGEKKKSVPSAEVRAGYGIESDAHAGKWHRQISLLAIESIAGMQEKGLDVGPGDFAENLTTEGMDLLSLPVGTQLSIGEEIEIEVTQIGKECHGSRCAVYRQAGDCVMPKEGIFVRVLRGGVVRPGDLLTVLESGEDR; from the coding sequence TTGGGACGAATTGTTTCCGTCAATGTCAGCGCCGAAAAGGGAGAGAAGAAAAAGAGCGTTCCCTCGGCCGAGGTGAGAGCGGGTTACGGGATCGAATCGGATGCCCATGCCGGGAAGTGGCACCGGCAGATCTCCCTGCTGGCCATTGAGAGTATCGCCGGAATGCAGGAGAAAGGACTTGATGTCGGTCCCGGAGATTTTGCGGAGAATTTGACGACCGAGGGGATGGACTTGCTGAGTCTCCCGGTGGGGACACAACTTTCGATCGGGGAAGAGATTGAAATCGAGGTGACGCAGATCGGGAAGGAGTGCCACGGCAGTCGCTGTGCCGTCTACCGTCAGGCCGGTGATTGCGTGATGCCGAAGGAGGGGATTTTTGTGCGGGTCTTACGCGGGGGTGTGGTCCGGCCGGGAGATCTCCTTACGGTGCTGGAGTCGGGGGAGGACCGCTGA
- a CDS encoding putative addiction module antidote protein — MAKTITTRYDVAEYLRTPEEMATYFEACLEEANGDAAFIAKALGDIARAKGMSQVARDAGLSRESLYKALSGERTPNFDTILKVLKALGLKLHAEATV; from the coding sequence ATGGCGAAAACCATCACTACCCGATACGATGTCGCCGAGTATCTTCGTACTCCGGAAGAGATGGCCACCTATTTTGAGGCTTGTCTTGAAGAGGCAAATGGTGATGCTGCATTCATTGCTAAAGCCTTAGGTGATATTGCCCGTGCCAAAGGTATGTCGCAAGTGGCTCGTGATGCCGGCCTGTCGCGTGAAAGTCTTTACAAGGCGCTCTCCGGTGAAAGAACCCCTAATTTTGATACGATCCTTAAGGTATTGAAAGCGCTTGGTTTGAAGTTGCATGCGGAAGCAACGGTGTAA